Genomic DNA from uncultured Erythrobacter sp.:
GGCCATCGCCTCGCCTCTCTCCTAGCCGCCCTTGCTGCAATCGCAAGATCGCTAAGGAACCATTGGTATCTGAAGGGCATTGCATGGTCAGCGACAGTTCATGAAATCCGAGCCAGATTTCAACCGATTGTGTCCGGTCGTGCGCAGAAGGTGGGAAAGCGATGGTATCCAGTCATATTCTTGGTCTCGTCTCCGCGCTGCTTGCGGTGCAACCGGCGGCCGCCTCCGAACCGCCCGAGCAAGAGATACAGGAGCCCGCCGAACAGGCAGCGCGTGACGAAATAATCGTCACCGCTCCGCCAGCTGAAGCGGAGCGTCGCACGCAGATCCGCCGGATGGCCCGCGAAGTGGTTCGCAAGCCGCGCCAGGGCTATCCGATTGCCCGGTTCTTCCTCCCGGTTTGTCCCAAAGTTGTCGGCCTCTCGCCTGTTGACGCAGAAACGATGGAATTTCGGATCAGGGAAAACGCCCGCAAGTATGGTCCTGGGGAACGGCATGGAAAAAACTGCGAACCAAATCTGAAAGTCGTCTTTCTGGCAGAGAGCGTCGGCCCCGCTAGTACCTGGCTCGACTTCGATTCTGAATCGATCAACCACCTGCTCAGTTATCAAAAGCTGCGTGTTATCAATGAAGAAGGCCCGGTTCGGGCGTGGAATGTCACCGCACTGCGCGACTCCGACGGCCGCCCGCTCGAAGCGCTCGCCGGTCTCAACAATGTCCGAATGAACAGCCGGCTGACCCACCCCGTCACCAGCGAGATCACCGCCGCGATGATGCTGATCGAATTCGAAGCAGCGAAGAGCAAGACCTTGATGCAACTGGCCGACTACGCGTCTATGCGGGCCTTTGTGGGCACGCAGAGCGTCGACGGCAACAGCACCATTCCAATCGACACGATACTGACCTTGTTCGGCGATCCAAGCGCGCCCGGCGAGTTAACCGAATTTGATCGCGCTTTGGTCGCGAAGCTCTACACCATGCCGCGCAACGCGTCTTCCGCGCGCATTTTCGGTGCCGTTTCTTCACGGGCGATCAGTCTCGAGAATGCCGCCTCCGGAGGCAGCGAATAAAGCAAGAACTGCCTTAGACCGGGTCGCGCGTTAGCGGATCACCATCCCGACCATCATAGAAAAGTTCGGTGAATTCGCCGTCTTTCAAAACGTAGAACAGCATCAGCTGCTTTTGTGATCCGGACTCCAGCTTCTCACGCCAATGCGGGATTTCGTGCCCGCGATACACGATCCCCGAACCCGGCTGCAGCACCACCGTTTGCTCGTTGCCTTCCGCGTCTTGCAGCTTGATCGGCCAGATGTCATCGGCGGGATCGGCCTCGATTGTGATCGTGACCGCGATCTCGCTTCCGGGGCGGTCCTTGTGTTTGAGCAATTCCGCGCCCGGTTTGTAAATCCGCCAATGCGCGTAGGATTCGACCAATTCCCGCCCCAGGACTTTTTCGATGGCAGGGCGGCAATGGCGCAGCAGCAATTCTCCCACGACCGGGCCGTACTCATCCTCTCCCCCATGGACATAGCCGCTGTCACGCGTGCGCATCACGCCTTGGCCGAACGCAACATCCATCGCCTTTGATGACATCGCGATATGCGCAGGCTCGATCAGGTTTTCGACAATCTCGTAACCAAGGTCCCAGAAGCGCGACATCACATGCGGTCCTATGCCGTAGCCTGCGCCTTCGCAGGCTGGACCGGGACACCGCGGACGGAACTGCCCCTCCCCTCGACCAAATCCACCGTGACCAAATCGCCTAGCTCAAAGTCGCCTTCGAAAAAGACACTTTGCAGCCATGGCGATTTGCCAAGCCATTGGCCGGGCAGCTTACCTTTGCGTTCAATCAGAACATCGCATGTTCTGCCAACGGTCGCGGCGTTGAAGGCCAGTTGATCGCGATTGATGCGAGCCTGCAGGCGCTGCAGTCGCTCGTCCATGATTTCAGGCGCAATCTGGTTGTCCATCGTCGCCGCCGGAGTGCCAGGACGCGGTGAGTATTTGAAGCTGTAAGCCTGCGCGTAGCGAACCTCATCGACAATGCTCAGCGTGTCCTCGAACTCCGCCTCGGTCTCACCGGGAAAGCCCACGATGAAATCGCCCGACAGCGCAATGTCGGGGCGCACTCCACGGAAACGCTCGAGCAACCTCAGGTAACTCTCGGCAGTGTGCGCGCGGTTCATCGCTTTCAGAATGCGGTCATTCCCAGACTGCACCGGTAAATGAAGATACGGCATCAACTGCTCGACCTCGCCATGGGCGGCGATCAGCGCGTCGTCCATATCGTTGGGGTGGCTGGTGGTGTAGCGAATGCGCTCCAACCCATCGAGCTTCGCCAGCGCATGGATCAGACCCGCTAGGCCTACGCTGTGTCCCTTTGTGTCCTCGCCGCCCCAAGCATTCACATTCTGCCCGAGCAGCGTGATTTCGCGCGCGCCAGCTTCGATCAACTTGCGAGCTTCGTCGATCAGGTCGCTGAACGGACGCGAGATTTCCGCGCCGCGCGTGTAGGGTACGACGCAATAAGTGCAGAACTTGTCGCAGCCTTCCTGCACGGTGAGAAACGCTGTTGGAGACCGACGCTTGCGCGCTGGCAGCGCTCCGAATTTCGCAATCGCCGGCATGTCGGTATCGGTCGCACGCTCGCCCTGCACAGCCTTGTCGAGCATGTCGGGCAGGCGGTGATAGGCCTGAGGTCCGACTACCATACTCACCGCCGGCGCACGCGCCATGATCTCTTCGCCTTCGGCCTGCGCCACGCAGCCCGCGACCGCGATCATCGGTGCCTTCGTCTGGGTCTTGCCTTTGGTCAGGCGGCCGATGTCGGAGTAGATCTTCTCCGCAGCCTTCTCGCGGATATGGCACGTGTTCAGCACCACCAGATCGGCGTCCTCGCCATCAGGAGCGGGCGCGAGGCCTTGCTCGTCGAGCATCTCGCCCATCCGCTCGCCATCATAGACGTTCATCTGGCAGCCGAAGCTCTTGACCCGGTAGGTCTTGGGATGCGTTTGCGGTTTCATGATGGGGCGCATTTAGCGGGGTTGGGCGGTGGGTTCAATCACGTACGAGCGTCGCCGCCCGCCGCAGGTCCTTCTCGCGCCCAAACATCTGCAGAATTGCGATTAGTTCCTCGCGCTCGGGCACGAAGACATGCGCTTTGCCGATCTGGATCGCTCGCCGGGTCTGCGGCTGCACTGGCAACCACTCGCCATCAACTTGAAGGGTAAGGCCAGCCATGAATTCAACGTCGAACTCAGGCTCTGACCAACGCCCGAACCGCTCCGAGCGAAACATCGGTTTACCCTCTTCCGGCGTGTTGGTCAGCGGCAGCTTTTCGTAAAGCCAATCAAGATCGCGGCGTGAGGTGATCACATCGATATCGGCAATCGCACCGGGATCGCCGCCATGCAGCGCGACGGCTGCACTGCCGATCACCCACCACGGATCGTCGGCAGCTTCAAGCAGGCGAGAAACGCGGCGGAGGGTGGCGAGAACCTCGTGGTCAATCTCAGCCATTTTGCCCACCTCGCTTGGTTGTGACTGAACTACCTCGGCTCAGCTCGCTGCTGGCCGCAGCCTTGCTCTAATCAGCCGGGCAACGATCCAGCCGACCAACCATGCAAGGTACCACGGCCAGAAATACACCAGCCCAATCCCCAGCCAAAGCCAATCTTCATCCACCGGTGCGCCATCGAAGAAGGCGAGGAAGACGGCGAAGAGCAGGCCGGGTGGAATCAGGACGAGGATCGCGGCCCGGATCTTCATCCGGGCCGGTATCAGCCAGTAGAGCAGGCTCGCCGCCGCCAATCCCAGCACACTGGCCAGGAAATACGATGCGACAATCTCCACCAAATCTTCCTGCTAGGTGTAGGAGGATTAGCCCACTGTCGCTTTGACGATCTTGCCAGGCTGCGCAGGCGGTTCGCCCTTGGGCAGAGCGTGGACATGTTCCATGCCGCTCTGCACCTGGCCCCAGACGGTGTATTGCCCGTCGAGGAACTCTGCGTCTTCAAAGCAGATGAAGAACTGGCTGTTCGCGCTGTCCGGCATTTGTGAACGCGCCATCGAGCAGGTGCCTTCGGTGTGCGGTTCTGCGTTGAATTCGGCCTTCAGGTCAGGTTTTTCGCTGCCGCCCATGCCGGTGCCGGTTGGGTCGCCGCCCTGCGCCATGAAGCCGGGGATGACGCGGTGGAAAACGACGCCGTCGTAAAAGCCTTCGCTGGCCAGTTCGGTGATGCGTTCAACGTGACCCGGTGCAAGATCGGGGCGCAGTTTGATCACCACATCCTTGCCATCGCCGTCCCCAGTGTCGAGCGTGAAAGTCAGCGTGTCGGCCATGAATTGTCTCCTTGAAGTTTGGCCGTCCCTATAACGCGTTGTGCGCCCAAGTCACCCTCCCCGCTTGCTTTTCATCGCGCCCTGCCTACACCTCGCGCCATGGCCGATGAACGCCCTCTCGATGATGATCTGCTGGTGATCGACACGCCAGAAGCGGCGGATGAGGTGCGCCCGGATGACCGCATCGACGATGAGCGGCACGACGAGGAAAACCGGCTGAAGCCCGAGTTCATCAGTTCGGTCAAAAACGCGCTCGAAGAACCGGACAAGAGCGCGGTCTACGAGCTGGTCGAACCGCTCCACCCAGCCGATATTGCCGACCTGATCGAACTGCTCGACAGCGACGAGCGGACCGAATTCGCTGCCTCGATCACCGATCTGATGAGCAGCGAAGTGGTCGCAGAGCTCAACGATCACGTCCGCGAAGTGATGATGGAAGCGCTGGAGCCAGAGGCCGTCGCGACCATCGCCGAACAGCTCGAAACCGATGACGCGGTCCAACTGCTCGAAGATCTCGACGAGGTCGACCAGAAGGCGATTATCGCCGAGCTGGAGCCTGAGACGCAGGCTGCGGTCGAAAGCGCGCTGTCCTATCCGGAGGAGACAGCCGGGCGATTGATGAACCGCCACTTCATGGCGGTGCCCGAGCATCTGACTGTCGGCGACCTGATCGACTACCTCCGGCAGGCGGGCGATCTGGAACATGATTTCTTTGAAGTCTTCGTTATCGACACATCGCATCATCCGGTCGGTACCTGTGCGCTCAACTGGATCCTGACGACACCGCGCAATATCAAGCTAACCGACGTAATGAAGCGCGATCAAACGCTGATCCCGGCCTCGATGGATCAGGAAGAAGTCGCGCTGATGTTCCAGAAATACGCTTTGATCTCGGCCGCTGTGGTCGACGATGAAGGCCGGTTAGTTGGTCAGGTCACGGTCGATGACATTGTGCACATCATCTCCGAAGAAGCGGGCGAAGATGCGCTGCTGCTCTCGGGTGCGGGCGATGGCGACATCAACGAGCCAATCCGCGAAGCCTATTCCAGCCGCGTGCGTTGGCTGATCGCGAATTTGGGCACTGCGGTGGTCGCGTCTGCGATCATCGCGTTTTTCGGCGCAGCGATTGAGAAGCTTGTGGCACTGGCGGTGCTGATGCCGATCGTGGCGAGTATTGGCGGCAATGCGGGCACGCAAACCATGGCAGTGGCGGTGCGCGCGATTGCGACCAATCAGCTCACGCGTTCGAACACCTGGCGGATAGTTTGGCGCGAATTGCGCGTCGCGATCCTGAATGGGGCAACGGTCGCGGTGCTGATCGGCATTGCCGCGTGGTTCCTGTTCAGCCCGATGATGGGCGTGGTCATCGCGGCGGCAATGGTGATCAATATTGTCGTCTCAGGCCTCGCGGGCGTGCTGGTGCCTGTCATGTTCGAGCGCCTGAACCAGGACCCAGCGGTGGCTTCGTCGGTGTTTGTGACGATGATTACCGACTCGATGGGCTTTTTCGCCTTCCTAGGTTTGGCAGTGGCGAGCGGGTTGACCGGCTGATAGCCCTTCCCTCGAAAGCGAACGAGGGAGAGACAAATGACCGACAAACCGGGACGCGTTTCAGGCAAAGTGGTGCTGCTGACCGGCGGCGCTATGGGATTGGGCAAAGCGGCAGCGAAAGCGCTGTTGGCCGAGGGCGCGACTGTCATCATCACCGATATTGACGAGGACGCCGGCACGGCGGCGGCTGACGAGCTTGGCGAGAACTGCACATTCATCGCGCAGGATGTGACCGATTGGGATCGCTGGCAGGAAATCATCGCCGGGATCGAGAAAACCGTCGGTCGGCTCGATGTGCTAGTCAACAATGCTGCGGTGACCGTGTTCGGATCGATTGCCGATATCAGCCCTGAGGATTTCCGCCGCTGCTACACGGTCGATGTCGACTCGATCTTCATGGGCTGCAAGGCCGCGATCCCGCTGATGGCGGCAAGTGGTGGCGGATCGATTATTAACTTCTCTTCCGCCGCTGCGAATAAGCCCAACGCCGATCTCGCCGCGTACAACAGTGCTAAGGCAGCGGTGCCGATGCTAACCAAATCGATCGCACTCTATTGCGCGCGTGAGCAGAACAATGTGCGCGTCAATTCCGTCCAGCCAGGCACGATCCTCACCCCCAACGTCGAAAGTGTCATCGCGGGCACACCCGACCCCGATGCGACCCGCGAGGCCTTCTCCATCGCCCAGCCAATCGGCCGCATGGGTGAGCCGGAGGATATCGCGCATCTGATCGTCTATCTCGCCAGTGATGAGAGCAAGTTTGCGACTGGCGCGCCGTTCATTGTGGATGGCGGACTCAGCATCGCTTGATTGCGGCACAGGAAACGCCAGATTGAAGCCATGCCCCTTCACATGACCAAGATCGCGTTCGGCGCGAAAAGCTATGATGACCTTGCCGGGTGGTACGAGAACAGCCCCAATCCCAAACGGCTGACCACCAAATATCGCCCGAAACGTCACGAGGAGATGGTCGGCGGTTCGCTCTATTGGATATTGAACCACGCGCTGGTCGCGCGCTCCGAAATACTGAGCTTCACCGAGACGGATGAAGGCCGCTGGCACATCAATCTCAAACCCGAGCTGGTGCGCGTGCACCAACAACGCAAACGCGCGCACCAAGGCTGGCGCTACCTCAAGGACGAAAACGCCCCGCGCGATGTGGCCGAAGGCGAAGACATTGGCGATGCGCTGCCGGGCAAGTTGGCGGCAAAGCTGGAGCGGCTTGGGTTGGTTTAGGGCCGAAAATGACTGCTCTCGTGAAGAGGGTCCACGTCAAACTCTTCACATCCCTTTAGATGCCTTCGCCAAATCGATGAACTCTCTGAGCCGCGCAGGCATCAAACGCTTGCTGCGATAATTGATGGAATAGCGCGGTAGGGAGGGCGTTTCTCTCTTGAACAAGTGGATCAGCCTGGCATCCGCGATCAAGTCCTTGGCAGACTCCGCATAGACATATGCCAGACCCAATCCGGCCTGAGCAAAACCAAGCATCGACTGCAGATCATTCGCGACTATGCGCGGTTTCGGCATGATCGTGACGACGCCCTGTTTGCTGGTGAAGTTCCAGGGTGCGAGTTGCCCTGTCTGGTCAAATGCAAAGCAAATGCCATCATGCGACAACACTTCTTCTGGCAAGCTGGGTTTGCCGCTCTGCCTAAGATACTCTGGCGAAGCGACGACTGCCATATCTAGATGAGGGCCAATCGGGATAGCATGGCTATCTTGCTCCAACATCGTCGCCGACCGAATGGCTGCATCAACGCCCGATGCGACCAGATCGACCTTGCTGTCATCATAGATCAGTTCAATTTTCACATCCGGAAACTTGAGCGCATAGTCCTCAATCAATTTGTCGAGGAAAAATCGACCTGCCGTGCGCGGAGCACTTAGACGCAAGTTTCCAGACACAGCGTCCTTTGAATCCTTCAATTCGCGAACCGCGCTTTCGAGGTCTGCAATCGCTGGCAGACTTTGCTCGTACAGCCGTTGTCCAGCAGCTGTGAGGGCAACAGACCGCGTCGATCGTTCGAATAGCCGCACCCCAAGCCGATATTCAAAACGCTGGACTGCCTCGCTGACCGAACCCGCCCCTAGGTTTAGGGCACTGGCTGCCGCCCGGAATCCTCGCGCACGCGCCACCTCGACAAAAACGCTCATGTCGCTGAGTTGGTGTCTTTCCATTGATCAATAATCCGAACACTGTGTTTCAATGATAGATGGTTATCCGATCAACCTATCATCGCTAGATCCGGTGACAAGAGGGGTGTTCAAACCAAAGGAGCGACAAAATGACCGAACGTGAAGAAATCGAAGCTGTCATTAACAGCTGGAACAACGGGCTAGACAATGGCGACATCGAAGCGATGGTCGCGACCTGTGATCCACATGCAATGACAGTGAATGAGCGCCAGCCCGTCACAATCGGGACTCAGGGTATTCGCGACAAATACGTGCCTCGCATTGCCGCGGCCGAGATCACTTCCCGCTACGATATCGAAGAATTACAGTTCTTTGGTGAAGTCGCTGTCGTGTCAGGGCGCTTTCATGGAACGATGAAAATGCGAGATAGCGGCGAGATCCGCAATCCAGAAGGCCGGCTCGTCTTGGTCTACAAGCGTGACGAAAATGGCGCGTGGAAGATGATCCTCGACATTGACAACAATGGCCCAGTTCTCGCGGTCAATTGACGGATGGACCTCTTAAGCATGACAGAACCACACAAACACATTGCGAACCAACCCCGCGAAATCGCTGATTGCGTCAGCGCTTATCTGCAAGAAGGTGATCTTGATGGGATCACGTCGTTGTTCCATCCCGATTGTCAGATATTTTTCCCTCCGGATCAGCCGCCGAGTGTGGGGATCGCCGGTGCTCGCGAAGCCTTTCAGGCGTTTGCCGACATTAGACCAGCGATCAAAAGTGAGGTGTTCAGCGAGGTCATAATTGGCGATATCGCGCTGCTCCGGGCGAACTGGAGTGTTGTTGCACCTGACGGCACAGTAATCGCTGAAGGGCAATCGACCGAGGTGGCCAAAAAGCTGGAAAACGGCGGCTGGGTTTATCTCATCGATTGCCCGAACGGACCGCCCGCGCTGGCGTGAATAGCCAGTTTGACCGATATCGGCTCCATAACGATTGAAGTTTCTACTTCGGCTTCGAAGCCCTCAGCTGCTCCATCACCAGCTGCACATCGTGGATAGCGTCATCCTCGGCGGGTAGCGCGTATTTAACGTAGCTTTCCGCCAATTCATCCATCCGCTCGGCTATACGAACCTCGTTGTAGCCGTGGCTCACGACGAAGCGGCGGCGCGCGAGTATCTGCGGCAGGATGATGTCGACATAGCGGTCGACCTCCATGCCGAACTTCATGAACTGCTCAGGGCCTAAAGGGGTGAACACCCAGCCGGGAATGATGAGGCCAGCATGGACGTGAGGCGGCAAGTCGCCGCGCAGGCTTTCGGTCATGCCCAACACCGCATGCTTGGCGGCGATATAAGCGGCGGTTTGCTGCACTGCGCAGAAGAAGCTGTTTTCGCTGCCTGTGTTGTAGATTGCGCTTGGCGTGTCTTGAGCGATCAAGCGCGGTGCGAAGGCTCGGCAACCGTTCCAGATACCCCAGAAATTGACGTCGAAATGCGCGCGCGCTTTGTCAGGATCGACTTCCCACAGTGGCCCACGCACGCCGCCCTGCCCGGCATTGTTGAAGACCAGATCGACGGTACCGAACTCGATGAAGGCCGCATCGGCAAGCGCTTCTACTTGCTCAAGGTCGGACACATCGCAGGCCCGGGCGGCCACGCCTGCGATCCTGCCAGCCGCATCCAGTGTGTCCCCTGGAAGATCGGCAATCATGACCTGCAAACCTTGCGCCGCAAGTCGCTTGGCTAGAGTCAGTCCGATCCCGCTCGCGCCGCCGGTAATCACTGCACTGCGCGGGACGAATTCGGTCATTGCCTAGCTCTCTACTTTTACGCGCTCGGCGGCATCGGAATGAGCGCGGGCGTGTTCTTGCGGTACTTCTGATACTCCGGATCATCGCCCCAGCGTTCTTTCGCCTGCTTGTTCTGCAGGTTCACACCGCTCACCTTGGTCAGCAGCAACGTCACGAAGATCGGTGAGATGACCACCAGCCAAGACCAGCCCGACAGCACCGGAATGGCCATGATCAGAATGCCGGTCCATAAAGTGATCTCGCCGAAATAATTCGGGTGACGCGACCACTTCCACAGACCGGCATCGATGAATTTGCCCTTGTTCGCGGGGTCTTTCTTGAAGGCGCTTTTCTGCGCATCCGCGATTGCCTCAAAGGTTATGCCAATCACCCAAACCGCAGCACCTAACCAGAAAAACAGATCGATCGGTGCGCGCTCGCTGCTAGTGATGGCGACAAGAGCGGCTGAAGCCGTCAACGTCACCCACAGCCCCTGAAGCGTCCATGCGACAAGGAAGCGCGCCGGATTGACCTTGATCTTCTCAAACCGGGAATCGGTCCCGCCCATCGCGTGAATGCGGATGAACAGGAACGAGCCGAGCCGGATGCACCAGATCGCCACCATGGCGGCGATCACAATGCTGCGGGTGTCGAGCGAACCGAACGCATTGTAGGCAGCCCAGCAGGCGAACGCTGTAACCGTCAGATAGGTGATCGCGCCGGTCGTATCGTAGAATTTGTCGGACTTTGCGGCAGCGGAAGGCAGAAAGACGAGCCAGTTCACCACCATCGCGATGACGACACATACAAAGAACGCCGAGTAACTCCCGACCTTCACGCTATCCCAGCCAGCGAAAATGCCGAAAGTGAATGCGATTGCGGTGACGACGAGGAATACGATGATGCTTTTCATGATGCTTTGAATACGTCCCCTACGCTCAAGCGGATGCAGCCTCCCGGCTTTTCATAACAACCCGGCGCAGCGCATTAACATATGTCTCTGGCGGCTGCGCGCCGGGGATCATGAACTTGCCATTCACGATCATGGCGGGCACACCGCTGATATTGAGATCCCATGCCTGCCGCTCTTCGGCGACAACGCGGGCTTCGAGGTCTTCGTCTTCCAGCGCCGCTTTGGCTGCTTCGCGGTGCAGGCCCACGCCCGCCGCAATATCGAGCAGCACTTCGCGTTCGCCGATCCGGCGGCGCTCATTGAAATGTGCCTTGAACAGCGCGAGCTTCAGCTCAGTCTGCACCTGAGACCCGGCCTGCTCCAGTGCCCAGCCGAGCAGCTTGTGCGCATCGCGGGTGTTCCACATCATCGCTGGCGGCGCTTCACCTTCTCCCTCGTAGGTCAAAGAAACACCTGCACTGTCGGCAATCGCTTTCATCTGGCCGCGCACTGCTGCGCCTTCTTCGGCGGAGCGACCATATTTGCGTTGCAGGTGCGCTTCCTGTCCTTCGCCTTCGGCAGGCATGTCCGGATTGAGTTCGAACGGACGCCAGCGCACTTCGGCTTCGATCTCGCCTTCCAATTCGCCAAGCGCCTTGGTTAGCTGGCCATATCCAATCGCGCACCACGGGCACATTACGTCGGAGTAGATGTCGATCGTGAGCTTTTCGGGCGCGCTCATTTGTCTTTCTCCAGCCACCATTTCAGCAGACTATGGGCGATAGCGGCAGGGGGCGGAGCGTTAAACGGACCTTCCTCGCTGCCAATCGTGTCCATTGCGTGCTGTACGTCTTCGCGCGTGAACCAGCGCGCTTCTTCCAGTTCTTCGACGTCGAGCGTGATCTCGGTTTCGTCGGTCTGGGAATAGCAGCCGATCATCAACTGGCTCGGAAACGGCCAAGGCTGCGTTGCGATATACTCTACGTAGCGGACGCGCAGGCCGGCTTCTTCCCAAACCTCACGCGCGACCGCTTCCTCGATAGTCTCGCCGGGTTCGACAAAACCTGCGAGTGCGGAGAAACTGCGCGGCGGGAAACGCGGTTGACGACCGAGCAGCAACCGCCCCTCGTTCTCGACCAGCATGATCGTGACCGGATCGGTGCGCGGGAAATGCTGCGCACCACAATTCTCACAATTCCGCTGCCAGCCGCCCTTGGCGAGCTTGGTCGGCGAACCGCATTTGGCGCAGAATTTATGGCGGGCGTGCCAATCGACGAGGCTGCGTGCGCCGCCATAGATCGCGAGATCGGGAGGCGAAAGCTGCTGGATCGCCTGCCACGCGCGCGGCATTGCGTAGGCTGGTCCGGTCGCTCCCTCGCCCGGCACCGCCACAAAACAAGCCTTCTCATCGAGCAGTCCGAGGAACACCAGCTCCGCCTCTGGATCGATGTCGGCGAGCGTGCCCCAGAGCAAACCGCCCGCATCGTCCATCTGTGGCAGCAAGCCGTCGAGCAGCAGAACCTTGGCCCGCC
This window encodes:
- the nudC gene encoding NAD(+) diphosphatase translates to MSHPAHPELPRTGPIAFAGSPIDRADLIRVDPDKLAGYMNWRAKVLLLDGLLPQMDDAGGLLWGTLADIDPEAELVFLGLLDEKACFVAVPGEGATGPAYAMPRAWQAIQQLSPPDLAIYGGARSLVDWHARHKFCAKCGSPTKLAKGGWQRNCENCGAQHFPRTDPVTIMLVENEGRLLLGRQPRFPPRSFSALAGFVEPGETIEEAVAREVWEEAGLRVRYVEYIATQPWPFPSQLMIGCYSQTDETEITLDVEELEEARWFTREDVQHAMDTIGSEEGPFNAPPPAAIAHSLLKWWLEKDK